The sequence AGCTCTCGCCCCAAATTTTTGGAAAATCAACTGAGTAATGCACGCTAACGCCTGCTTTTTTACCACGCAAAATAGTCGCTTCACCAAGAGGTTGTGGGACTATTAAAATGTCAAAATCTTTTTGTAAAAATAAAAGCAAAGCCTCAGGTGGCGTTGCTGTATAGGTGATGTCTATCTTGTTAACGTCTATGCCTCTTTTTTTGCAAAGCGCTCTTAGGACAAGATCAGGCATGTCGCCTCGAAATGGCATGATGAGCTTTTTGCCTACAAAATCCTCTAAATTTTTGATCTTTTCATCCTTAACCATAGCGTTCATAACGCCAAGGGTTAGTAAATTTAACATCGCAAAATCAAGCCCTTGATTTCTTAAATTTGCAGCGACATTTGATGGTGACATCGTGACTTTAATATCCCCACTAGCGACACCTGCACGAAGCTGATCTGGTGTTTTCCAGATATTTAGGCTTACATCATAAGTTTTGTTTAACTCGCCTTGCAGTGCAGCAACCGCCATGATAACGCTTGGGATCGCTGGTGCACCCCACATAGTAAAGCTCTCTTTTGCAAATAAATTTGGTGCAAATGCACTAACGCCTAAAGCTGCGCTAAGTCCTAAAAATTTTCTTCTATTTAACATCTTTTTCTCCTTTAAAAACTGCTGTGAAAGCTAATGAAAAATGTCCTGCCAGGGGCATGAACGACTACCGGATCAAGTGCTGCTACGTGATCGCCACTGATAAATTCTGCATAATCTTTGTCAAATAAATTTGCTACGCCAAATCTTATGCCAACTTTGTTTTTAAACTCTACGCCGCCATAAAGATCAAGCAAACCAAATCCTTTAGCGGCCTCTTTTTTGTCGATGCCTAGACCATTTTGCTTGCTAAAATCGCCTCTAGTTTGCTTTGAAACTAGTCTTAGTGCAGTGCCAAGGTTGTAGCTACCAAAGCTTGCATAGTCTTTGTAGTCAAATGCAAAATTTGCCTCAAAAGGCCTTATTTGATAAAGCGGTCTGCCATCGGTTTTGTTTTGTCCGTAGTTTTAGTAAAGTGAGCTTTTTAAGCCAAAGTGCCTTGCAAAGCTATATTCTGTATTGAAATTTACACTATAAAGCGTTGCATCAACGTTTCTTGAGATGACAGCGTTTTTATTTAGTTGCATCGCAGCTTTTGAGTGGCGTCTATCAAAAATGATCAAATTTTTAACGCTATCAGCGATGAAATGTCCTCCAAAGCTAAATGCATCTTTGTTTTGAAGTGAGTTTAGGTATTCTTTGTAAAACTCACTGCCAAATTTAAAGCCAATAACCGCTCTATTGTGCCTTTCTGGCTCTAAATTTGGATTTGCTATCCAGCCATTATCGCCTGCACCATAAAGTGCATTAAAACGCTCCATATTGCTTGGCAAACGAGATAAACTCTCAAGCTTTGCAAAGTAGCTATCCTTGTCGTTTGGCGTAAATTTATATTTCAAACTTGCACTAAAAGCGTCTTTTTTGATCTTGTCACTTACGTCCTCACCGTAAATTTGACGAACTAATTTGCGAGTGGTATTAGGTGCGGTCGAATTTCGCACAAAAAATTTAGTGTCGATGCCATTTAATTTACTTCTTTGCTCTTCATATTTTAAGGCAAGAGAGGCTTCGTTTGCTTCATTAAATTTATAAGCAAGTGTGTCAAAGAACATAAATTTATCATTTCTAACATCAGCAAATCTATATCCGTTAAAGACCCAGTTGCTGCCTTGTTTCATGTATCTTTTGCCGTCATGTTTATCTTTTTCAAAGCCAGCGCCTATTTGATTGTGAAAGCTTGCAAAGTCAGCGTCATACTTTAAATTTGTCTCAAATATATTTCTCTTTAAATCCACTTTTACATTTGGAGTGTCATCTCTTAGATGAAAATTATCAGCTTTCCGCTCAACCTTTTTTAGGATAAATTCAAAATTTAGTGTATTTGAAAGATCTTCCTCGCCTAATCTAATATTTAGCTTGCCGACTTTTCTTGTCGTTTTAAAGGCATCCATCACGTGCTCTGGCTGCTTGTCTTTATCGATATTATCCCTTAAAAACGTAAGCCTAAGCTCGCTAAGATCATTTGGCACGAAACCTAAGATAGCGCTTTGGCCTTGCCTATTGTAGCCATAGTCCCATCTTTTGCCACTTCCATCTTTATAATTATTTGCTTTGGTAAAATTTGCATTTAAAATGGTATAAAAATTTGCGCCGCGATATTTAAAAAGCGATGAATTGTAAAAGCTTTTGCCATACATTCCAGCTGAGATATGAAACATACCAGCTGAGCTGTCAAGCAAATTCGTAACAAATGGATATTCGCTTCTTTGAGTGCGGTCAAACTGATTTTCTACAAAGGCGCTTTGTGCAACGTTTGGCGTAATGACTGGTGGCGGAGCAAATTCTCTAATAGGCTTTATAATGTCTAAATTTGCTTCATTTGCTAGAAGCAGTGATGAAAGAACTGCTAGGCTTAAAATGGGCCTCATGTAAACTCCTTTTAAAGATATAATTATGATTTCTTTTATCAGAATTGTAGTAGTAAAAGCCTTTATAAAAGTTGATGTAAGTCATCTTTTAAATTTTTAATCCATAATTACGAGCTTATTGTAGATAAAATGCTTAATTTTATTTTTGCAAGAGTAGCTAAATGGTGTAAATTTAATGTGAAAAAATGTATAAAATTTTGATAATTGTTATATAAAATTTTAAATCGTAGGTCGATTTAATTAGGCTCTAAAATTATTAAGCCTATCTCTTAGCTCTTTTGAAATTGTAAATTTTGAAAGTTCATATTTATCAAAAATGATGATCAAATCATCACCTAGTGGTTGCACTAACCCAAAGCAAGCATCTCTATCAAGACGGTTTTTCTTAAATTTTACGCTTAAAGTTTCAACCTTTTTCTTATCACCAAAACTCTTAATGGCGATTTCATCGATATCCTTAAAGTAAAATTTTATGCTTTTTGAGCCTTTTGTAATGATAAACCCATCATCTTCAATACGTAAAAAGTTGTTTTGAAAAATTTTTCTAACACAAAAGAACGCTGAGAGAGCGCCAATAATGATGCCAAAGAGAGACGCTGTGCCAAGAGCTAGATAAAAGTAGCCAACGATGCTAAAGGCAAAAAGCCCAAGCCCAAAGGCTAGCGCCCAAAAAACATCTTTTTTACTCTCTTTTGTTATCATCATTTTTCCTTTTAAGCTAAAATTCCAGCACCATTTATCGCTTGGCTGCGCTCTTTTGCATAAATTCTCTTGCCATTTATCACGTCATATTTCCAGATCGGCGCATTTGCCTTAAAGTCCTCGACAAACTCGTTTATAAGCCTTAGCGCGACCTTTCTTTGAGGGCTCACAATGCCTGCTACATAAGAGCTCATATGCACAGCTACATCGCCTTTTGAGTGAGCAAAGAGTACGTAGGCATTTTCTTTTTTTGCCCGCTCCTCCCAAGCATCAAGCCATTTTTTAAGGATCGGCTCATAGATATCAAAGCTAAGCGCCGAAATGCCACCTTCCTCTCTTACGATCCCAACAAAAGTGATGAGTGCACCGCAGTTTTTATCCTTAAAGCGTTCATACCACTCGTTTGTGATGCTTTGAACGTCCAAGCTTCCGTCATAAATTTGCATCTTAGCCTCCACAAACTGGTGGCAATATAGAAATTTTATCGCCTGATTTAAGAGCAAAATTTATATCACTTACGATCTCGTCATTTACGGCAACCGCACAGATATTTAGCCATTTTTTAAGTTCTTCTTTTTTGCTCAAAGCCGCTTTTACATCACCTAAATTTTTTGCCTCTACTTTTATATTTTCAAGCCCGATAGGCCCAAGAAATTCGATCTCTATCACGTTTTATCCTTTGAGATTTTTGCTGATTTTACTTAAAAATAAATTTAGATATACTTA comes from Campylobacter concisus and encodes:
- a CDS encoding molybdate transport repressor — translated: MITKESKKDVFWALAFGLGLFAFSIVGYFYLALGTASLFGIIIGALSAFFCVRKIFQNNFLRIEDDGFIITKGSKSIKFYFKDIDEIAIKSFGDKKKVETLSVKFKKNRLDRDACFGLVQPLGDDLIIIFDKYELSKFTISKELRDRLNNFRA
- a CDS encoding TonB-dependent receptor, giving the protein MRPILSLAVLSSLLLANEANLDIIKPIREFAPPPVITPNVAQSAFVENQFDRTQRSEYPFVTNLLDSSAGMFHISAGMYGKSFYNSSLFKYRGANFYTILNANFTKANNYKDGSGKRWDYGYNRQGQSAILGFVPNDLSELRLTFLRDNIDKDKQPEHVMDAFKTTRKVGKLNIRLGEEDLSNTLNFEFILKKVERKADNFHLRDDTPNVKVDLKRNIFETNLKYDADFASFHNQIGAGFEKDKHDGKRYMKQGSNWVFNGYRFADVRNDKFMFFDTLAYKFNEANEASLALKYEEQRSKLNGIDTKFFVRNSTAPNTTRKLVRQIYGEDVSDKIKKDAFSASLKYKFTPNDKDSYFAKLESLSRLPSNMERFNALYGAGDNGWIANPNLEPERHNRAVIGFKFGSEFYKEYLNSLQNKDAFSFGGHFIADSVKNLIIFDRRHSKAAMQLNKNAVISRNVDATLYSVNFNTEYSFARHFGLKSSLY
- a CDS encoding TonB-dependent receptor — translated: MLDLYGGVEFKNKVGIRFGVANLFDKDYAEFISGDHVAALDPVVVHAPGRTFFISFHSSF
- a CDS encoding molybdopterin synthase catalytic subunit; protein product: MQIYDGSLDVQSITNEWYERFKDKNCGALITFVGIVREEGGISALSFDIYEPILKKWLDAWEERAKKENAYVLFAHSKGDVAVHMSSYVAGIVSPQRKVALRLINEFVEDFKANAPIWKYDVINGKRIYAKERSQAINGAGILA
- a CDS encoding MoaD/ThiS family protein — its product is MIEIEFLGPIGLENIKVEAKNLGDVKAALSKKEELKKWLNICAVAVNDEIVSDINFALKSGDKISILPPVCGG
- a CDS encoding ABC transporter substrate-binding protein; translated protein: MLNRRKFLGLSAALGVSAFAPNLFAKESFTMWGAPAIPSVIMAVAALQGELNKTYDVSLNIWKTPDQLRAGVASGDIKVTMSPSNVAANLRNQGLDFAMLNLLTLGVMNAMVKDEKIKNLEDFVGKKLIMPFRGDMPDLVLRALCKKRGIDVNKIDITYTATPPEALLLFLQKDFDILIVPQPLGEATILRGKKAGVSVHYSVDFPKIWGESFGTKPIIPMAGIIVERGFYEKNLSLFDTLHSDLKNALSWILENKQSAAKIGSSYLPAPEVALANAFDKANLTVTKANELQNEIMAFFEEIYQFNPKFLGGKMPDKGLFL